From a region of the Ovis aries strain OAR_USU_Benz2616 breed Rambouillet chromosome 2, ARS-UI_Ramb_v3.0, whole genome shotgun sequence genome:
- the LOC114112940 gene encoding S-phase kinase-associated protein 1-like — MPSIKLQSSDGEIFEVDVEIAKQSVTIKTMLEDLGMDDEGDDDPVPLPNVNAAILKKVIQWCTHHKDDPPPPEDDENKEKRTDDIPVWDQEFLKVDKGTLFELILAANYLDIKGLLDVTCKTVANMIKGKTPEEIRKTFNIKNDFTEEEEAQVRKENQWCEEK; from the coding sequence ATGCCTTCAATTAAGTTGCAGAGTTCTGATGGAGAGATATTTGAAGTTGATGTTGAAATTGCAAAACAGTCTGTGACCATCAAGACTATGTTGGAAGATTTGGGAATGGATGATGAAGGAGATGATGATCCAGTCCCCTTGCCAAATGTTAATGCAGCAATATTAAAAAAGGTCATTCAGTGGTGCACCCACCACAAGGATGATCCTCCTCCTCCTGAGGATGATGAGAACAAAGAAAAACGAACAGATGATATACCTGTTTGGGATCAAGAATTCCTGAAAGTTGACAAAGGGACACTCTTTGAGCTTATATTGGCAGCAAACTACTTAGACATCAAAGGTTTGCTTGACGTTACCTGCAAGACTGTTGCTAATATGATCAAGGGCAAAACTCCTGAGGAGATTCGAAAGACATTCAATATCAAAAATGATTTTACTGAAGAAGAGGAAGCCCAGGTACGCAAAGAGAACCAGTGGTGTGAGGAGAAGTGA